In one Corallococcus sp. EGB genomic region, the following are encoded:
- the cysC gene encoding adenylyl-sulfate kinase yields MATNTGFTLWLTGMSGTGKTTTAAYIAARLRQVGRNVEVLDEGELQNDLWAGLGDTKDERNTVVRRLGFVASLLARNGVAVLVPAVSPYKSSREEVRRSVGKYVEVYVDCPTEKLIERDTTGKYKKALNGEIPNFIGITEPYEPPTSPEVTIYSDSESVEDGGTKIFQALLDLGLMSTDELKVITGKKMKANPLPAKKARRDEEDPPARVAAAKATKPPKADKGSKGAKARPATRAARVGKPAPAAKKKAAKGKAR; encoded by the coding sequence ATGGCCACCAACACTGGATTCACCCTCTGGCTGACCGGCATGTCCGGGACCGGGAAGACCACGACGGCCGCCTACATCGCGGCCCGGCTGCGCCAGGTCGGACGCAACGTGGAGGTCCTCGATGAGGGCGAACTCCAGAACGACCTGTGGGCCGGCCTCGGCGACACCAAGGACGAGCGCAACACGGTGGTGCGCCGGCTGGGCTTCGTGGCCAGCCTCCTGGCGCGCAACGGTGTCGCGGTGCTCGTGCCCGCGGTGAGCCCCTACAAGTCCAGCCGTGAAGAGGTGCGCCGTTCGGTGGGCAAGTACGTGGAGGTCTACGTGGACTGCCCCACGGAGAAGCTCATCGAGCGCGACACCACCGGCAAGTACAAGAAGGCGCTCAACGGGGAGATCCCCAACTTCATCGGCATCACGGAGCCGTACGAGCCGCCCACCTCGCCCGAGGTGACCATCTACTCCGACTCGGAGTCGGTGGAGGACGGCGGGACGAAGATCTTCCAGGCCCTGTTGGATCTGGGCCTGATGTCCACGGACGAGCTGAAGGTCATCACCGGCAAGAAGATGAAGGCCAACCCGCTCCCGGCGAAGAAGGCCCGCCGCGACGAAGAGGACCCGCCGGCGCGCGTCGCTGCCGCGAAGGCCACCAAGCCTCCCAAGGCGGACAAGGGTTCCAAGGGCGCCAAGGCGCGTCCGGCCACCCGCGCCGCCCGCGTGGGCAAGCCGGCCCCGGCCGCCAAGAAGAAGGCCGCCAAGGGCAAGGCCCGCTAA
- the larE gene encoding ATP-dependent sacrificial sulfur transferase LarE — MLSPERIEALCEASRPKLEAMRDALRVHGSALVAFSGGVDSTFVLQVAVEVLGERALALTALSASVAPEEEREARELAARLGARHVVVSSNELANPNYAANPTNRCYFCKTELYDLCEAKRAELGLSVVLDGFNADDFKDHRPGHKAAKEHQVVSPLAQAGLTKDEIRAWSRKLGLPTWDKPQMACLASRIPYGTSVTRDRLLQIAAAESELRALDFKQFRVRYHQDVARIELASEEYPRFFEAGIRERINGAFKSLGFKFVALDLEPFRSGRLNEAAGIAPAAGAGQGRAEGFKLPVVG; from the coding sequence ATGCTGAGCCCCGAGCGGATTGAAGCCCTCTGTGAAGCGTCCCGCCCCAAGCTGGAGGCGATGCGCGATGCCCTGCGCGTGCACGGCAGCGCGCTGGTGGCGTTCTCCGGCGGAGTGGACTCCACCTTCGTCCTCCAGGTCGCGGTGGAGGTGCTGGGCGAGCGCGCCCTGGCGCTGACCGCGCTGTCCGCCTCCGTGGCCCCGGAAGAGGAGCGGGAGGCCCGTGAGCTGGCCGCCCGCCTGGGCGCCCGGCACGTCGTCGTCTCCAGCAACGAGCTGGCGAACCCCAACTACGCCGCCAATCCCACCAACCGCTGCTACTTCTGCAAGACGGAGCTGTACGACCTCTGCGAGGCGAAGCGCGCGGAGCTGGGCCTGTCCGTGGTGCTGGACGGCTTCAACGCGGACGACTTCAAGGATCACCGCCCCGGCCACAAGGCCGCGAAGGAGCACCAGGTGGTGTCCCCCCTGGCGCAAGCCGGGCTCACCAAGGATGAGATCCGGGCGTGGAGCCGCAAGCTGGGGCTGCCCACCTGGGACAAGCCGCAGATGGCCTGCCTGGCGTCGCGCATCCCCTACGGCACGTCCGTGACGCGCGACCGGCTCCTGCAGATCGCCGCCGCGGAGTCGGAGCTGCGCGCGCTGGACTTCAAGCAGTTCCGCGTCCGCTACCACCAGGACGTGGCGCGCATCGAGCTGGCCAGCGAGGAGTACCCCCGCTTCTTCGAGGCCGGCATCCGCGAGCGGATCAACGGCGCCTTCAAGTCGCTGGGCTTCAAGTTCGTGGCCCTGGATCTGGAGCCCTTCCGCTCCGGCCGCCTCAACGAGGCCGCCGGCATCGCCCCCGCCGCCGGGGCAGGGCAGGGGCGCGCCGAGGGCTTCAAGCTCCCGGTGGTGGGGTGA
- a CDS encoding ribbon-helix-helix domain-containing protein, which yields MDMNPRLTSVVFRLNREKLDALKELSRSTRIRQSEYLREAISDLLAKYEARFVD from the coding sequence TTGGACATGAATCCCCGCCTCACCTCGGTCGTTTTTCGTCTCAACCGCGAGAAGCTGGATGCCCTGAAGGAGCTGTCGCGCTCCACGCGCATCCGCCAGAGCGAGTACCTCCGGGAGGCCATCTCGGATCTGCTGGCGAAGTACGAAGCGCGCTTCGTGGACTGA
- a CDS encoding tRNA pseudouridine(38-40) synthase TruA → MARPSSRRIPAVLWTWYRGGNFRGFQRQVEGPTVQDALENALGQVGAPATVMPSGRTDRGVHARMQVISLRLPEDVPLESLPARLQPHLPPDVGLCIAKRPPGAFHAQWSASGKEYRYHLTLGTPPAEAWRPYALDVAAEEALQAGHRVTPEKLQALLARAVGTRDFTAFHERSSPQKPRTLKSATLRELGGGLFEARLTGDGFARYQVRYLVGSALKVAAGLLSEEQWHAALDSGAALAGFKAPAHGLVLWEVRYPSAVDPFGPGERLHPPGLPDAPPFSGAPPG, encoded by the coding sequence GTGGCCAGGCCCTCTTCTCGACGAATTCCCGCCGTACTGTGGACTTGGTATCGCGGTGGAAACTTCCGCGGCTTCCAACGCCAGGTGGAAGGTCCCACGGTCCAGGACGCGCTCGAAAACGCGCTCGGGCAGGTGGGAGCGCCGGCGACGGTGATGCCCTCCGGGCGCACCGACCGGGGCGTACACGCGCGGATGCAGGTCATCAGCCTGCGCCTCCCTGAGGACGTGCCGCTGGAGTCCCTGCCCGCGCGGCTTCAACCGCACCTGCCTCCGGACGTGGGGCTGTGCATCGCGAAGCGGCCACCGGGGGCCTTCCACGCGCAGTGGAGCGCGAGCGGCAAGGAGTACCGCTACCACCTGACGCTGGGCACACCGCCTGCGGAAGCATGGCGGCCGTACGCGCTGGACGTGGCGGCGGAAGAGGCGCTCCAGGCGGGGCACCGGGTGACTCCAGAGAAGTTGCAGGCGCTGCTTGCCCGCGCCGTGGGCACGCGGGACTTCACCGCGTTCCACGAGCGCTCCAGTCCCCAGAAGCCGCGCACGCTGAAATCCGCCACCCTGCGGGAGCTGGGCGGAGGGCTCTTCGAGGCGCGGCTTACGGGAGACGGCTTCGCGCGCTACCAGGTGCGGTACCTGGTGGGCAGCGCGCTGAAGGTGGCCGCGGGGCTCCTGTCCGAGGAGCAGTGGCACGCGGCGCTGGATTCGGGAGCGGCCCTGGCCGGGTTCAAGGCCCCGGCGCATGGGCTGGTGCTGTGGGAGGTCCGCTATCCTTCCGCGGTGGACCCCTTCGGGCCCGGCGAGCGCCTCCACCCGCCCGGTCTGCCCGACGCGCCACCCTTCTCGGGAGCGCCGCCGGGCTGA